In a genomic window of Nostoc sp. UHCC 0870:
- a CDS encoding PIN domain-containing protein has protein sequence MRKSLIDTDILSEIRKLKNPKINAKAIGYIGIWQQYTISVITVSEIIKGWRRINRNDRIQEFLTDLSQLEILPLDQNCAELSGLIQADLETSGKPIGLADVLIAATAIANNLVLVTGNTRHYQNIQALGYPLLIDNWRG, from the coding sequence GTGAGAAAATCTTTAATTGATACGGATATTTTATCAGAAATTCGCAAATTAAAAAATCCTAAAATAAATGCTAAAGCCATTGGTTACATAGGTATATGGCAACAGTACACAATTTCTGTAATTACTGTTTCAGAAATTATCAAGGGATGGAGGAGAATAAATCGCAATGACCGCATTCAAGAATTTTTAACAGATTTGTCTCAACTAGAAATATTGCCTTTGGACCAAAACTGTGCAGAACTTTCAGGTTTGATTCAAGCGGATTTAGAAACATCAGGAAAACCAATCGGATTAGCAGATGTCTTAATAGCTGCTACAGCGATCGCAAATAACTTAGTTTTAGTAACAGGTAATACTAGACATTATCAGAACATTCAAGCATTAGGATATCCTTTATTAATCGATAATTGGCGAGGATGA